The DNA sequence ATTTGTTAATGTGTGGAGGCTTAAGAATAGTTATAGACCTGTAATAACACAAAAAGTTGGACATTTTTCGTAGTGGTCTTTTAAATACTGATTCCTTGACTAAAGTAAGTGTTTTGGAATGTATTTATTACAAGTATAAAGAAGAATGATTTGTTGAAACCCATGACAACCAATCAGACAGCAGTTTAGCAAGAATTGCAAAACTGCTAAGTTGAAACCTTGCACCTTgttaaaaaacacaacatttttctaAAGTTACTTCTTTGTGTTTTTGCTTTGTCGTAGCCATGTTTCAAGTAATATTGGACGAAATTGGGTTTGCTGAGAAATGTGCAGTAATAATATGCAAGTGAAGTAACCCAAAGAAACCTATTGGAAATAATCTTGTAAATGAGTATGTGAGCCTGAAAGTGGATCGGTTGCTAATGGTTATAGCACTTTGTACATTACTATTGCACAACACTGTCgcatgttaattttttttaaccttctCAGGCATTACTGTACACTTCTTTCATTGGTTCTGTCTTGTCTCTATAAATCACATAAAGGACAAATGTACAAAAACCCACAATACTTTTTCATTATCCCCGTTCACACCTAATCATTAATAAACTGGATAGGAAAAGAGAGTTATGAGTACTTTACTTTTAGTCCATTCCCCATTAAACTGACACAAATAATTTCTCAGAAATTACACGAAAACACTAAATAGTGGAGGTCAGCGTTAGTTGTATAGTTATCAAGTGTTACTGGAATTTTAAGGTTAAATTGGTCATACATGTCCTGAACTGCTTGTCAGATTAGGCCATTTTAAACATAAACTATTAATAAACACTTATGTATGGTGTGAAAATTATTTTCAAAGTATACCGTCATGATAAAAGGTTGAATACATGACACCTGGCATAGTACATGATAGCCATATCTGACAGTGCATATTAAAGGAATGCCCCTTTTGTACTCTTTGTGATTGGGGAATTTTGCTTGCAAGTCATAGATCTGACAACCTGGATTGGTGGCCAAGCTTGATACATATACTGATAGTCAGGCTGGTGTATTCACATACTTGGAAACAAATATATAGTGGTtggtttaccaaaggcaaataaactgtttaCATTGCAAGGTATATTTCATTTTGCAAGGATTTTTTTTAGccaagtaaatgaggtaaagttctgaattttttttttcttgcatgtgattaggtGTTCTTTGAAAGTGTATTTTCCTACCACATTCATTAAGCAGAGGGGAAAATCCTATttacctgtagtaaatcaaccccataaagttTGCCTTATTTTGAATGCTTGAATAGAACAATGATGATTATTTGACCAAATTGGTCAAATTGGTTTTAGTATGTAACCTGGGATAGTCATTTATATAGGCCTTCTGGGTCTCTGACTCTCACTTCAGAGACCTTTTTTACCGCTTATAAAATAAAAttagcttaaagtgtatctaaaccaagaacaaaaaaatgttttacaaatgtatTACAGCTTACTACTCCTTggggtggtggctgcatttgttttttttaagtttcttttgCTTTATGTTCACCTAGTAATCTTGCAAATACCACACTCCCTGGCCCTGGGTGGTTAGGTCACTCCTCCATTGTATTAATGGAGGGAGTCATGGTTGTCACacttggctgctctcctgatatggactacaaacatattcatatctcttcatctccattacatggacaGCAGGGCACTTCATAGTTTACAGAGGAAAACTGGGAAAGAAGTCATTCTTCAATGTAGTTCAAAGAAAGTGACAAGAACACTACATTTCTAGCAAGataaacaggtattttctgtatttgctgaaaatgttcttagcttaaaaaaaaaggaaaactaatacaGTCACCATATTTAAgaactgtaagctgcaatataatgcatttttgttcttgtgtttagtTAACAGTTTAATTAACATACTTTTTGCAAGGACAGCATGGTGCTAAAGTTTCTTGTCCTTGCACCCATTCACTATTCTATAAATTAACAATTACCttaattttaccttttttaaaatggTGTTGAAATTGTCAAGTATTATTTGTTATCAATATACTTTCTGGCATGAATTTCTGTGGTATTTTATAgaagtgtaaaaaaatgaaaaaatcttatGGTGATTAACCCTTCCCAATTTTACTCCACTAATTCAAATAAATATTGTTTAATATTAACACTCTGTTTCTGTGGATGCATTATCTTTCTTTGTTTTCGAATCATCTGCTGCGCTACCACAGGCCACTACAATATTCATGACGCTGCTTGCATGCCCGGGTCTTTCTAACTTATCCATTAAGGATCGTGATTTTCTTGAATGGCAATGTAAACTTTTTGATCTAGGAGAAGCAAAGCCACAAGTCTTGTCTGACTCTACAGACAGTAAGTTTTCTGTCTCTGTCCTTTCAGTGAAAGGTGTGCAAGGAAAAGAGGCACTGTTTCCTATTTCTCCAATATCACTTTCATCTTCTGTATCTGTTAGCAGTGGCTTAAGCTCAGCTTGAATCTCAGCCTCTGATACAATATTGGGAAGCTCTGGTGTTTGCTTTTGAGATTCTTCTCCTTTACAACTCCAGTTGTTTTCCCAATCTTCTATAGCTGGAGTACACATCTGATCCATAATTGTGCTGTATTCTGTTGTCCAGTTGTTAACTCCACCTACTAGCTTTCCACCTTGTGTAAAGAAAAAACTTCTAGATTTGGTCATAGTTGCCTGACAAGTGTTAAATGACTGACCAGGGTAATATCGCATAGCTTTTGATTTCTCTAAGGGATAGGATATGGTAGCTTCTAGTTTTGTCCTTTCTACTGTTAAATGAGAGTTTGAAAAATCAGAAGCAGTGACTTCTGATATGGACTGTCCATTCACGATGACATCAGTTTGCTTGGCCATTTCTCCACCAGAATTTTCAGAGTTTACATTAAGGTTAACATTTTCTGGAGTCCAGGTTTCTATGCTGGAAAGTGGTTTTGTTGGTGGAACTATTCCTAAAGTGACTTTGTTAAAATCGTTTGTTGCTACAGCATTTGCACTTGAGGCATAACGAAGACTTGCCTGCCGTGGAACAAGTTGCGTGTTTTGATCTTGTTCACCTTTCTCTACTTTCATCCCAAAAGAATATGCTTTTCTACGAAGCCCAGGAGCAGGTGACATTGAACCTATGCTATCATCACATGGTAATTCTTCAGGTTCATTATGGTATTTATATAAGCTGTTTCCATCAGAACTGTTTACACTTCCTTGTCTTAAGAGAAAGGCAGCATCTACATCTGATGAAGCTCGTGAGCGTACATGGATAAATTCTGATTTGTCAATTCCTGCAAGCTTTTCAAGAGCATTAACCATTCTTCCTGAAAGTTCTTCTAGTTGAGAAAGTCGAAGGTCAACCGTCTGCAGAGATGCCTTCATGAAATGTTCACGCTCGTTCACTTCTTCTAGCCGCATTGACATATTTTCAACTCTACAACAGTAAATAAAGAGTCATTTGGAGCTCATGCAATAACAGCTAGAACAATATGGACTTTACTTAAGTCACGTGAGGTCTATTCTGAAATTAAACTACCTTTCAGAAGTGACCCGAATACGCTCATCGTTTGATGATTGTTGCTCGTCCTCCTTCTCCTGAAAATACTCTTCCACACACTGCTCCTCAAACTCATACAGTTTTTTCAGCTCTTCTTCATTAAGAAACAACTCTGAAGGATTCAAGAAAACATTTACATTGATAAGTTATTACatcagatagttttttttttttttgggggggggcgcaaagaaaattaaaaatgaaacaattagtaatgcaggactgtaaatacttaaattactgctagataaaatattgaaaatgcctcactgtacccatcaattgcagcctcactgtgcctgtcaataaatgcagcctcactgtgcccatcaattgcagccttactgtgcccatcaattgcagtctcactgtgcccatcaattgcagtctcactgtgcccatcaattgcagcctcactgtgaccatcaatttcagcctcactgtgcccatcatgtgcagcctcactgactgtgccaatcaatttcagcctcactgtgctcatcaattgcagcctcactgtgtccatcaattgcagactcattgtgcccatcaaatgcagcctcactgtgcccatcaatggcagcctcactgtgcccatcaattgcagcctcactgtgcccatcatatgcagcctcactgtaccaaacaAATGCAGTCTcacattgcccatcaaatgcagcctcacggtgccaaataaatgcaaaataaatgcagtctcactgtgtccatcaattgcagcctcactgtgcccatcaattgcagcctcactgtgaccatcaatttcaacctcactgttcccatcatgtgcagcctcattgactgtgccaatcaatttcagcctcactgtgctcatcaattgcagcctcactgtgcccatcaattgcagcctcactgtgcccatcaattgcagactcattgtgcccatcaaatgcagcctcactgtgcccatcaattgcagcctcactgtgcccatcaaatgagggctcactgtgcccatcatatgcagcctcactgtgccaatcaaatgtggcctcactgtgcccatcaaatgcagcctcactgtgccaaacaAATGCAGTCTCAcattacccatcaaatgcagcctcactgtaccaaacagatgcagtctcactgtgccaaacaaatgcagcctcactgtgcacaccatatgcagcctcactgtgcccataaaatgcaggcaCACTTTgccaatcaatttcagcctcactgtgcccatcaattgcaacctcactgtgcccatcaattgcagcttcattgtgcccatcatatgcagcctcactgtgccaatcaaatgtggcctcactgtacccattatatgcagcctcactgtgccaatcaaatgtggcctcactgtgcccatcatatgcagcctcactgtgccaatcaaatgcagtctcactgcacccatcaaatgcagcctttactGTGCACTCcatatgcagcctcgctgtgcccattaaatgcaggctcactgtgccatcaaatgcagcctcactgtgcccatcaaatgcagccccattgTGCCgaacaattgcagcctcactgtgcctgtcaataatgcagcctcactgtgcccatcaattgcagcctcactgtgcccatcaattgcagcctcactgtgcccatacatttcagcctcactgtgcccatcatgtgcagcctcactgactgtgccaatcaatttcagcctcactgtgcccattaattgcagcctcactgtgcccatcaattgcagcctcattgtgcccatcaaatgcagccttactgtacccatcaatggcagccccactgtgcctgtcaataaaTGCCCCCTctctgtgccaatcaattgcagcctcactgtgctcatcaattgcatccttagtgtgcccatcaatttcagcctcactgtgcccatcgtgtgcagcctcactgtgcccatcatgttcagcctcactgactgtgccaatcaatttcagcctcactgtgctcatcatttgcagcctcactgtgcccatcaaatgcagcctcactgtgcccatcaattgcagccttac is a window from the Aquarana catesbeiana isolate 2022-GZ linkage group LG03, ASM4218655v1, whole genome shotgun sequence genome containing:
- the LOC141131511 gene encoding transient receptor potential cation channel subfamily M member 1-like, with the protein product MTKTSNLLSFIAAPCGDNLYDDDGKRLPPCIPGAWLTPAIMACYLLVANILLVNLLIAVFNNTFFEVKSISNQVWKFQRYQLIMTFHDRPVLPPPMIIFSHLYIILKRLCCRCRRKQEGEQDERDRGLKLFLNEEELKKLYEFEEQCVEEYFQEKEDEQQSSNDERIRVTSERVENMSMRLEEVNEREHFMKASLQTVDLRLSQLEELSGRMVNALEKLAGIDKSEFIHVRSRASSDVDAAFLLRQGSVNSSDGNSLYKYHNEPEELPCDDSIGSMSPAPGLRRKAYSFGMKVEKGEQDQNTQLVPRQASLRYASSANAVATNDFNKVTLGIVPPTKPLSSIETWTPENVNLNVNSENSGGEMAKQTDVIVNGQSISEVTASDFSNSHLTVERTKLEATISYPLEKSKAMRYYPGQSFNTCQATMTKSRSFFFTQGGKLVGGVNNWTTEYSTIMDQMCTPAIEDWENNWSCKGEESQKQTPELPNIVSEAEIQAELKPLLTDTEDESDIGEIGNSASFPCTPFTERTETENLLSVESDKTCGFASPRSKSLHCHSRKSRSLMDKLERPGHASSVMNIVVACGSAADDSKTKKDNASTETEC